A genomic window from Algoriphagus sp. Y33 includes:
- a CDS encoding alpha/beta hydrolase, which translates to MKISVVMGILFCSTMFGCGRQSDERFIFFLHNRFLEEHELNESHPEFGRTEYNEILEEFEKSGFKVISEKRNGNVNAREYAITVVSQIDSLISIGTEPEKITIVGTSKGGYIAQYVSTLANNPELNFVFVASFNNSDLDNLPAINYCGRILTIFEKTDPFGVSAVERKERSTCIISHFKEVELNTGLGHGFLFQPLKDWIEPTIQWAHGNYELN; encoded by the coding sequence ATGAAAATAAGTGTTGTAATGGGGATTCTATTCTGTTCGACAATGTTCGGATGCGGAAGACAAAGCGATGAACGATTTATTTTCTTTCTTCACAATAGATTTCTGGAAGAACATGAGCTGAATGAATCACACCCGGAGTTTGGACGGACCGAATACAATGAAATTTTAGAGGAATTTGAAAAAAGTGGCTTTAAAGTAATTAGTGAAAAAAGAAACGGAAATGTAAATGCACGGGAATATGCAATAACAGTTGTAAGTCAAATCGACAGCTTGATTTCGATTGGAACTGAGCCTGAAAAAATAACAATAGTCGGAACATCAAAAGGAGGTTATATCGCTCAATATGTTTCGACTTTAGCCAATAATCCCGAATTAAATTTCGTGTTTGTAGCAAGTTTTAATAACAGTGATTTGGATAATTTACCTGCTATTAATTATTGTGGAAGAATACTGACCATATTCGAAAAAACCGACCCATTTGGAGTTTCGGCAGTTGAAAGAAAAGAAAGGTCAACCTGTATAATCAGCCACTTTAAAGAAGTTGAACTAAATACAGGATTGGGACACGGATTTCTGTTCCAACCACTGAAAGATTGGATTGAGCCTACAATTCAATGGGCCCACGGAAATTATGAGCTAAACTAA
- a CDS encoding TonB-dependent receptor has protein sequence MEEKIYTTIASFRKFLSFFHLIFISFAFLPTIQAQQQTASVQGKILNESGNPIPFANVHLKDRSKGALTDEEGLFAIDQVPAGKYLLVISHLGYRTKEIQIKLENGQTLSVPPVRLSENGSDLQEFTVTDSKVNPMANKRTDYVARMPLDNLENPQVYNVVTKELIQEQVITNVGETLRNAPGVVPVVYPSGGFGTTFRGFNIGINARNGMETTTGRSSVDIANVERIEIVKGPSGTLFGGNVSSFGGVVNLVTKKPIEANKTEVSYTTGSYNLHRITADINKPLNKDNTVLFRLNAAVHQEKSFLDYGFYNAYLISPSLLYKASDRLTFTLDAELLNVNSTRNLYNRYAPQSGITSPEDLKLDYKKTLYHHDADAETSTSKIFAEAKYRLTENWTSTTLLSFVGEDVDHSYQYYATWLSPTTATRNAGDWNSIYNNYTNIQENINGEFATGNIKHKVLIGASYRLFQSRSESGATGIIDTVDVTEDFLPLRRQDIDPHLVPGYWPGWNTVNTHTLSGYATDVIAWTDRLSTMLSLRVDYFDRKEQGGAEGFQQTALSPKLGVVYQVVKDQVSVFGNYMNGFQNQAPRMQPDGSQLVLDPVYAVQSEGGIKAEVFDKRLSATFSYYHISIDNAIRMNTDGFALQDGEQVSKGFDIELIANPIPGLNVISGYAFNDNRIVKTSDEAIEGNKATDAPENIVNFWASYTLQHKLKGLGFGFGGNYVDKSYMFSDNIFTIPAYTVLNTSAFYDQPKWRASVKLNNLTNEKYWTIWGVPQAPTNFAANLTLRF, from the coding sequence ATGGAAGAAAAGATATACACTACAATCGCAAGTTTTCGAAAATTTCTCAGCTTTTTCCACCTCATATTTATCAGCTTTGCATTCCTCCCTACTATACAAGCGCAACAACAAACGGCCTCCGTTCAAGGAAAAATCCTGAATGAATCAGGCAACCCCATCCCCTTTGCCAATGTCCACCTCAAGGATCGGAGTAAAGGCGCATTGACTGATGAAGAAGGTCTTTTTGCCATCGACCAAGTGCCGGCAGGAAAATATTTATTGGTTATTTCCCATTTGGGATATAGAACCAAGGAAATACAGATCAAGCTTGAAAATGGACAAACGCTAAGCGTGCCGCCCGTCAGGCTTTCTGAAAACGGCAGTGACTTGCAAGAATTTACCGTAACGGATTCTAAAGTAAACCCAATGGCAAACAAGAGAACAGACTATGTCGCCCGTATGCCATTGGATAATCTGGAGAATCCGCAGGTATATAATGTAGTGACCAAAGAGCTGATTCAAGAGCAAGTGATAACAAATGTGGGGGAAACCCTCCGCAATGCTCCCGGTGTCGTTCCGGTCGTGTATCCTTCAGGTGGATTTGGCACTACATTCAGGGGATTCAACATCGGAATCAATGCCCGTAATGGGATGGAGACCACAACTGGCCGTTCCAGTGTAGATATCGCTAATGTAGAGCGGATAGAAATAGTAAAGGGACCTTCAGGAACCTTATTCGGAGGGAATGTTTCCTCCTTTGGCGGAGTGGTCAATTTGGTAACCAAAAAACCTATTGAAGCAAATAAGACTGAGGTTTCTTATACAACAGGAAGCTATAACCTCCACCGGATCACGGCAGACATCAATAAGCCATTAAATAAGGATAATACCGTATTGTTCCGGCTAAATGCAGCTGTGCATCAAGAAAAAAGCTTTTTGGATTATGGGTTTTACAACGCTTATCTAATTTCTCCCAGCCTGCTTTACAAGGCTTCAGATCGTTTAACCTTTACGCTGGATGCTGAGCTTCTTAATGTCAATAGTACGAGAAATCTGTATAACAGATATGCTCCCCAATCAGGGATCACTAGCCCCGAAGACTTAAAGCTGGACTACAAAAAGACCTTGTACCATCATGATGCGGATGCAGAAACCTCCACCTCAAAAATATTCGCAGAGGCTAAATACCGTCTTACCGAAAACTGGACCTCTACAACCTTACTCTCGTTTGTAGGTGAAGATGTGGATCATAGTTACCAGTATTATGCCACCTGGCTATCGCCTACTACAGCCACCAGAAATGCAGGAGACTGGAATTCTATTTACAACAACTATACGAATATACAAGAAAACATCAACGGGGAGTTCGCTACGGGAAACATCAAACATAAAGTACTAATTGGAGCCAGCTACAGACTCTTCCAGAGTAGAAGTGAATCAGGGGCAACGGGTATTATAGATACGGTAGATGTCACTGAGGATTTCCTTCCTTTGAGAAGACAAGATATAGACCCTCACCTTGTGCCCGGATATTGGCCTGGCTGGAACACGGTCAATACGCATACACTGAGTGGCTATGCCACAGATGTCATCGCATGGACAGATAGATTATCCACGATGCTCAGTCTACGGGTGGATTATTTCGACAGGAAGGAGCAGGGAGGAGCAGAAGGTTTTCAGCAGACAGCTCTCTCCCCAAAGTTGGGAGTAGTTTATCAAGTGGTGAAAGATCAGGTTTCCGTGTTTGGAAACTATATGAATGGATTCCAAAATCAGGCTCCGAGAATGCAGCCTGATGGCTCACAATTGGTTTTAGATCCAGTCTATGCAGTACAGTCCGAGGGAGGTATAAAAGCGGAAGTTTTTGATAAAAGACTGAGTGCTACGTTTAGCTATTATCATATCTCCATCGATAATGCTATCCGCATGAATACCGATGGCTTCGCTCTCCAAGACGGGGAGCAAGTCAGTAAAGGGTTTGACATAGAACTAATCGCCAACCCAATTCCCGGGCTGAACGTAATCTCAGGTTACGCTTTCAATGACAACAGGATCGTAAAAACCTCAGACGAAGCCATCGAAGGCAACAAAGCCACTGATGCCCCGGAAAATATCGTAAACTTTTGGGCTTCTTATACCCTCCAACACAAACTGAAAGGTCTCGGGTTTGGATTTGGAGGAAATTATGTGGACAAAAGCTATATGTTCAGCGATAACATTTTCACCATCCCGGCCTATACGGTCTTAAATACGAGTGCATTTTATGACCAGCCAAAATGGAGGGCAAGTGTTAAGCTGAACAATCTGACCAATGAGAAGTACTGGACCATTTGGGGAGTGCCTCAGGCTCCAACCAACTTTGCTGCAAACCTTACACTAAGATTTTGA
- the glmS gene encoding glutamine--fructose-6-phosphate transaminase (isomerizing) produces MCGIVAYVGQQEALPIIIKGLRRLEYRGYDSAGVALLDRNGLSIYKKKGKVSELEKYLESNPDLSSKIGIGHTRWATHGEPNDTNAHPHYSSSEKIAMIHNGIIENYEVLKQDLMQKGYTFKSDTDTEVFIKFIEDIQLNNHCSLEEALRLALHKVVGAYAIVLINKEEPDTLIAARKGSPLVIGVGEDEFFLASDATPIIEYTNKVVYLDDFEIAVIRNNRLQIKTIENVETNPYINQLEMELEAIEKGGYEHFMMKEIFEQPKSIADCLRGRLDAKSGRLVLGGLRDYMNKFQNAERIIITACGTSWHAGLVAEYLFEEFARVPVEVEYASEFRYRNPVVGEKDFVIAISQSGETADTLAAIELAKSKGATIFGVCNVVGSSIPRATHAGSYTHAGPEIGVASTKAFTAQISVLAMMALKLGYQRGTLPESKYIQLLHELEAIPGKIERALKSNDAIKYIAEEYKDVSNALYLGRGYNFPVALEGALKLKEISYIHAEGYPAAEMKHGPIALIDEEMPVFFIATKDSSYEKVVSNIQEVKARKGKVIAVVTEGDTQVKAIADHVIEIPETHEAFAPLVAVVPLQLLSYHIAVMRGCNVDQPRNLAKSVTVE; encoded by the coding sequence ATGTGTGGAATCGTAGCATACGTAGGGCAGCAGGAAGCTTTACCCATAATTATCAAAGGCCTGAGAAGATTGGAATACAGAGGATATGATAGTGCCGGTGTTGCACTATTGGACAGAAATGGCCTAAGTATCTACAAAAAGAAAGGGAAGGTATCCGAATTGGAGAAATATCTTGAATCAAATCCGGATTTGTCCTCCAAAATCGGAATAGGCCATACGCGCTGGGCGACTCATGGCGAACCAAATGACACCAATGCGCATCCGCATTATTCTTCTTCTGAAAAAATAGCGATGATTCACAATGGAATCATTGAAAACTATGAAGTGCTCAAGCAGGATTTGATGCAAAAGGGCTACACATTTAAATCGGACACAGACACAGAAGTATTTATTAAGTTCATAGAAGATATTCAGCTAAATAATCACTGTAGTCTGGAAGAAGCACTTAGACTGGCTCTTCACAAAGTAGTGGGTGCTTATGCTATAGTGCTGATAAACAAAGAAGAACCAGATACCTTAATTGCCGCAAGAAAGGGATCTCCATTGGTGATTGGAGTTGGTGAGGACGAGTTTTTCCTTGCTTCTGATGCCACTCCAATAATTGAATACACCAACAAGGTGGTCTATTTGGATGATTTTGAAATAGCAGTTATCAGAAATAACCGTCTTCAGATCAAAACCATTGAGAATGTAGAAACCAATCCTTATATCAATCAACTTGAAATGGAGCTGGAAGCCATCGAGAAGGGTGGGTATGAGCATTTCATGATGAAGGAAATTTTCGAGCAGCCCAAATCAATTGCGGATTGTTTGAGAGGACGCCTGGACGCAAAATCAGGTCGGTTAGTTCTAGGCGGTCTGCGGGATTACATGAATAAATTTCAAAATGCTGAGCGTATCATCATCACCGCTTGCGGTACCTCATGGCATGCCGGATTGGTAGCAGAATATTTATTCGAGGAATTTGCACGCGTACCTGTAGAAGTGGAATATGCATCTGAATTCAGGTATAGAAATCCTGTAGTGGGAGAAAAAGACTTTGTCATAGCTATCTCACAATCAGGCGAGACGGCGGATACATTGGCGGCCATAGAGCTTGCGAAATCAAAAGGAGCTACAATTTTTGGAGTGTGCAACGTGGTGGGCTCATCTATTCCAAGAGCCACCCATGCAGGATCCTATACCCACGCCGGTCCGGAGATTGGGGTCGCATCGACCAAAGCGTTTACTGCCCAGATTTCCGTATTGGCTATGATGGCCCTGAAGCTGGGTTATCAGAGAGGCACACTGCCTGAAAGTAAGTACATACAGCTTTTACATGAACTTGAAGCAATTCCTGGAAAAATTGAGCGGGCTTTGAAATCAAATGATGCAATCAAGTATATCGCTGAGGAGTATAAGGATGTAAGTAATGCGCTTTACTTAGGAAGAGGGTATAATTTCCCTGTTGCACTCGAAGGAGCATTGAAGCTCAAAGAGATTTCCTATATACATGCTGAGGGATACCCTGCTGCCGAGATGAAGCATGGTCCGATTGCTTTGATTGATGAGGAAATGCCTGTGTTCTTTATAGCTACCAAAGACAGCTCTTACGAAAAAGTAGTGAGTAATATTCAGGAAGTAAAAGCCAGGAAAGGAAAAGTGATTGCTGTGGTCACTGAAGGAGACACGCAAGTGAAGGCGATTGCCGACCATGTGATCGAAATCCCTGAAACCCACGAGGCTTTTGCTCCATTGGTCGCTGTAGTTCCTTTACAATTACTCTCTTATCATATTGCTGTGATGCGTGGCTGCAACGTTGATCAACCAAGGAATTTGGCGAAATCAGTAACTGTAGAATAA
- a CDS encoding DUF4270 family protein: protein MTSALKQNQKHKLTKSYSAFTQISPVNLAVGAILSLFLISSCSDPATVGIELAPGNNQIGVVFEEFELPAEIVLLDSFNTTNQNILIVGEEVDPFFGKTSATGYTRMFINSGTKRPESDAVLDSIFFTVDIVNINGTNLDEPKYFSIHKLTEPILDTLYYNFDELTYEENPFSSGEIVFGEETDSIASFQVEEEFAEEIFTKMHSGIEFNDLFSFRDYFPGIAVKAKEGDNSTAEVRLGANTAIKVYYRNDASDTVSTLYSISTSPSRNFSGIKSDRSGTPTAAVTEYQKSYDVGQMVGIKAGLGMVIKLDTSPFDAFLDTLSGVTFNNVSLELGAIEEPAEGVLPSSYFRAYFTDAGNHFLANPAGNYYTIQDPSRPQVGIDSESNKEPLVEAPASFIYNSDSKVYGQNISAYVNALFRGDLTRKDWILYGGNIVNKRRTNGGADPFATSLRQFKVDKNKIKVKVIYSKSR from the coding sequence TTGACATCAGCATTGAAGCAGAATCAGAAGCACAAGCTCACGAAGAGCTATTCGGCATTTACACAAATCTCGCCGGTTAATCTGGCCGTTGGGGCCATCTTGTCCCTATTTCTTATCAGTTCCTGTAGTGACCCTGCCACTGTCGGCATAGAGCTGGCTCCCGGAAACAACCAAATCGGCGTTGTTTTCGAGGAGTTTGAACTGCCTGCAGAGATAGTTTTACTGGATTCTTTCAATACTACCAATCAAAATATTTTGATAGTGGGAGAAGAAGTTGATCCTTTTTTCGGGAAAACATCTGCGACAGGCTACACAAGAATGTTTATTAATTCCGGGACTAAACGCCCGGAGTCTGACGCAGTGCTTGATTCTATCTTCTTCACTGTTGATATTGTAAATATTAACGGGACGAATTTAGATGAGCCAAAATATTTCTCCATTCATAAGTTGACAGAACCTATATTGGATACCTTGTATTACAATTTTGACGAATTGACTTACGAAGAGAATCCGTTTTCCTCAGGAGAGATCGTGTTTGGGGAAGAAACCGACTCTATTGCGTCTTTCCAGGTAGAGGAGGAATTTGCAGAAGAGATTTTCACCAAAATGCATTCGGGGATTGAGTTCAATGACCTCTTTTCATTCCGGGATTATTTTCCGGGTATAGCGGTGAAAGCAAAAGAGGGAGATAATTCCACGGCAGAGGTAAGGTTGGGAGCTAATACTGCAATCAAAGTTTACTATCGTAACGATGCTTCTGATACGGTTTCGACGCTGTATTCGATTTCCACTTCACCATCCAGGAATTTCAGCGGGATTAAAAGTGATAGAAGCGGTACTCCCACTGCTGCCGTCACAGAATACCAAAAGTCTTACGATGTGGGGCAGATGGTTGGGATAAAAGCGGGTCTGGGTATGGTTATCAAATTGGACACCAGCCCATTTGATGCCTTTTTGGATACGCTCTCCGGCGTTACGTTCAACAACGTTTCATTGGAACTTGGCGCAATAGAAGAACCTGCGGAGGGTGTTCTCCCCAGTTCATATTTTAGAGCTTATTTTACAGATGCCGGCAACCACTTCCTGGCCAACCCCGCCGGAAATTATTATACCATACAGGATCCATCAAGGCCTCAAGTGGGCATTGATAGTGAATCAAACAAGGAACCACTAGTAGAGGCTCCTGCAAGTTTTATTTACAATTCTGACAGTAAGGTTTATGGTCAAAATATTTCTGCCTATGTAAATGCACTTTTCCGGGGAGATTTGACAAGGAAAGACTGGATTTTATATGGAGGGAATATTGTGAATAAGAGAAGGACTAATGGCGGGGCAGATCCATTTGCTACGTCACTGAGGCAGTTTAAAGTAGATAAGAACAAAATCAAGGTGAAGGTCATCTATTCTAAATCTAGGTAG
- a CDS encoding glycogen/starch synthase: MSKLRILYVASEINPFLQTSEVANFLRALPQAMQERGMEIRILVPRFGLINERKNRLHEVVRLSGINIAVGEEEKPLVIKVASIPNAKLQVYFIDNEDYFQRKHVFHDKQQKFYEDNDERAIFFCKGVIETVKKLGWAPDIVHCNDWMTSLIPMYLKTTYKSEPLFKDTKSVFAIYNNGFSHTFGDDLLNKVKMVDIDDAILAPLKSKDFTGFIKMGMEYADLVVKGGEVSAELNQLIEDFSKDKKFDISIEAESEAQAHEELFGIYTNLAG; encoded by the coding sequence ATGTCCAAATTACGTATCCTCTACGTTGCCAGTGAAATCAACCCTTTTCTCCAAACATCCGAAGTCGCAAATTTCTTAAGGGCCCTTCCTCAAGCTATGCAGGAGCGTGGTATGGAGATCAGGATTCTAGTGCCAAGATTTGGCCTGATCAACGAGCGAAAGAACAGGCTTCACGAAGTGGTGAGGTTGTCAGGGATCAATATTGCGGTAGGAGAAGAGGAGAAACCTTTGGTGATTAAAGTGGCTTCCATTCCTAATGCAAAGCTTCAGGTATACTTTATTGACAATGAAGATTACTTCCAGCGAAAGCATGTGTTCCACGATAAGCAGCAGAAGTTCTACGAGGATAATGACGAACGTGCGATTTTCTTCTGCAAAGGGGTCATCGAAACGGTAAAAAAACTGGGCTGGGCTCCTGATATCGTGCACTGTAACGATTGGATGACTAGCTTAATTCCGATGTATTTGAAAACTACTTATAAGAGCGAGCCTTTATTTAAAGACACGAAGTCTGTATTTGCGATCTACAACAACGGATTTTCCCATACCTTTGGTGATGATTTGTTAAACAAGGTTAAGATGGTGGATATTGATGACGCTATTTTAGCACCTTTGAAAAGCAAAGACTTTACAGGATTTATCAAGATGGGCATGGAGTACGCCGACTTGGTAGTCAAAGGCGGTGAAGTTTCCGCAGAATTAAACCAACTAATCGAGGATTTCTCAAAAGACAAGAAGTTTGACATCAGCATTGAAGCAGAATCAGAAGCACAAGCTCACGAAGAGCTATTCGGCATTTACACAAATCTCGCCGGTTAA
- the panC gene encoding pantoate--beta-alanine ligase, with product MHLVHTGANWRNYWLESLKNGKSIGLVPTMGALHEGHLDLVRKAKQEVDIVVVSIFVNPTQFNNQEDFNNYPSTIDEDLDKLRNEQVDFVFLPDLDTVYPEKPQLSINFGELEAVLEGAFRPGHFNGVGIVVSKLFNIIKPEKAFFGQKDLQQTGIIKRLVKDLSMDVALIIVPTRREEDGLAMSSRNLRLSPDERAQALILIHSLTKAKQELLAGKPWFEVQNQITRDFEDVPLADLEYFELIHPDSFIGYVDFDPNQKSSLCVAAYLGKIRLIDNLPIIP from the coding sequence GTGCACCTAGTCCATACTGGAGCCAATTGGCGCAATTACTGGCTTGAATCCCTTAAAAACGGTAAATCCATAGGTTTGGTCCCCACAATGGGGGCGCTTCACGAAGGCCATCTTGACCTCGTTAGAAAAGCCAAACAGGAAGTTGATATTGTAGTGGTTTCTATCTTCGTAAACCCAACACAATTCAATAACCAAGAAGATTTTAACAATTACCCTTCTACTATAGACGAGGATTTGGATAAACTTAGGAATGAACAAGTTGACTTTGTTTTCCTCCCTGATTTAGACACTGTTTATCCTGAAAAACCACAATTAAGCATCAATTTCGGCGAGCTCGAGGCAGTGCTGGAGGGAGCCTTTCGCCCCGGGCATTTCAATGGAGTAGGAATAGTTGTCTCCAAGCTTTTCAACATCATCAAACCCGAAAAGGCATTCTTCGGTCAAAAAGACCTTCAGCAAACCGGCATTATAAAGCGATTGGTGAAAGACCTGTCCATGGATGTAGCACTTATTATCGTCCCTACAAGACGGGAAGAAGACGGATTGGCGATGTCCTCAAGGAACTTGCGCCTATCACCGGACGAAAGGGCTCAAGCGTTGATTTTAATACACAGTCTGACTAAGGCCAAGCAGGAACTTTTAGCAGGCAAGCCATGGTTTGAGGTGCAGAACCAAATCACGCGCGATTTTGAGGACGTGCCTTTGGCAGACTTGGAATATTTCGAATTGATTCATCCTGACAGTTTTATAGGTTATGTGGATTTTGATCCCAATCAAAAATCATCACTCTGTGTGGCTGCCTATCTAGGAAAAATCAGATTAATCGACAACCTGCCAATAATTCCTTAA
- the panD gene encoding aspartate 1-decarboxylase, translating to MQIQVLKSKIHRVKITQAELHYVGSITIDEDLMDAANLIENEKVQIVNVNNGERLETYVITGERGSGQVCLNGPAARKAQVGDIVIVISYAGMDLEEAKKFKPVLIFPDEHNKLI from the coding sequence ATGCAAATTCAGGTACTGAAATCCAAGATCCACCGGGTGAAAATTACCCAGGCAGAACTACACTATGTGGGCTCCATTACCATCGATGAAGATCTGATGGACGCCGCAAATCTTATTGAAAATGAAAAGGTTCAAATCGTCAACGTCAACAACGGAGAACGGCTGGAAACCTACGTGATCACGGGAGAAAGAGGCTCAGGACAAGTATGCCTGAACGGTCCCGCAGCCAGAAAAGCCCAAGTAGGAGATATTGTAATCGTCATTTCCTATGCGGGAATGGATCTAGAAGAAGCCAAAAAATTCAAACCTGTGCTGATCTTCCCCGACGAGCACAACAAACTCATCTGA
- a CDS encoding lysylphosphatidylglycerol synthase transmembrane domain-containing protein, with protein sequence MIQRRVKQAVQILISLGIAIWIFWFIYKDVAFESLLDQIMSSNWAWIILSLLVSMLAYLTRSWRWTLLINTEDAKKVSLVHAYHALMVGYLINMLIPRAGEVARCGALTRTNGISTGYLIGTVIVERSIDLLCLVSTILLAFFVERELFLNLASQLVDVASLGQKIISNLPLVLGGIAVLILVIRYVFIRFADNGLINKIQHFFREILSGLRKIGGLTNPAGFWTSSIFLWFLYFLTMYTISLGIPSTANLSSGEVLLVMVMGSIGMVAPVQGGIGTFHALVAFILIQLGISEVDGKIFAAIIHGTQVVLVLGAGLISWVIMMKLPIWGKPEKI encoded by the coding sequence ATGATCCAAAGACGTGTTAAACAAGCTGTCCAGATTCTAATTTCATTAGGAATTGCAATCTGGATTTTTTGGTTTATATACAAAGATGTAGCCTTTGAGTCATTACTTGACCAAATCATGTCAAGTAATTGGGCGTGGATTATACTGTCTTTGTTGGTCTCTATGCTGGCTTACCTTACTAGAAGCTGGCGCTGGACTTTGCTCATAAATACAGAAGATGCAAAAAAAGTAAGCCTTGTCCACGCCTATCATGCATTGATGGTAGGCTATCTGATTAATATGCTTATCCCGCGGGCGGGCGAAGTAGCACGATGTGGGGCTCTCACCCGAACCAACGGAATCTCTACAGGCTACCTTATCGGCACGGTGATAGTAGAGCGAAGCATAGATCTGTTATGTCTTGTATCCACTATTCTTTTGGCTTTTTTTGTAGAGCGGGAGCTCTTCTTAAATCTGGCAAGTCAGTTAGTCGACGTAGCGTCTTTAGGTCAAAAAATCATTTCAAATCTTCCTCTTGTACTTGGCGGGATTGCCGTTTTGATTCTCGTAATCCGGTATGTATTCATAAGATTTGCAGATAATGGATTGATCAATAAAATACAGCATTTTTTTAGGGAGATTCTTTCAGGTCTCAGGAAAATTGGAGGATTAACCAATCCTGCCGGATTCTGGACAAGCTCTATTTTTCTTTGGTTTTTGTATTTTTTGACCATGTACACCATCTCCTTAGGAATACCAAGTACTGCCAATTTGTCCTCCGGCGAAGTGCTTTTAGTCATGGTTATGGGAAGTATTGGCATGGTAGCACCTGTCCAAGGAGGGATTGGAACCTTTCATGCACTGGTGGCCTTTATTTTGATACAACTGGGTATATCAGAAGTTGATGGGAAAATTTTCGCCGCCATTATCCACGGCACCCAAGTAGTCCTTGTATTGGGAGCCGGACTTATAAGTTGGGTAATAATGATGAAATTACCCATCTGGGGAAAACCTGAAAAAATATAA
- a CDS encoding zinc metallopeptidase, giving the protein MIILIVVVFAIAGFVVSSKLKSKFKKYSQTPLQANLSGAEIAKLMLADNNITDVQVLSVEGQLTDHYNPANKTVNLSPDVYYGRNAAAAAVASHECGHAVQHATSYAWLNLRSTLVPLQNSAGKILNIVLIASLFGGFALGLSNLWIGYIVVGAYSIITLFSLVTLPVEFDASNRALAWVKTRNIVTPDEYAMSKDALKWAAMTYVVAALAALTTLAYYIMVFFGGRD; this is encoded by the coding sequence ATGATCATACTAATTGTAGTCGTTTTTGCCATTGCAGGATTTGTGGTGAGCAGCAAACTGAAAAGCAAATTCAAGAAATACTCTCAAACTCCCTTACAGGCAAATCTTTCGGGTGCGGAGATTGCGAAGCTTATGCTCGCAGACAATAACATTACCGATGTGCAGGTACTATCTGTAGAAGGACAGCTTACGGACCATTATAATCCGGCCAACAAAACGGTAAACCTCAGCCCTGATGTGTACTATGGGAGAAATGCCGCTGCGGCGGCAGTCGCCTCCCACGAATGTGGACACGCAGTCCAGCATGCTACATCTTATGCGTGGCTTAATCTAAGATCCACGCTCGTTCCACTTCAAAACAGTGCGGGTAAGATTTTGAATATAGTCTTAATTGCTTCTCTTTTTGGAGGATTCGCATTAGGCCTTTCCAATCTATGGATAGGATATATCGTTGTCGGCGCTTACAGTATAATTACCCTCTTTTCCCTGGTAACTTTACCTGTGGAATTTGATGCGAGCAACAGAGCGCTGGCTTGGGTCAAAACCAGAAATATTGTAACGCCTGATGAGTACGCTATGTCTAAAGATGCGCTGAAGTGGGCTGCAATGACCTATGTAGTAGCTGCACTTGCCGCACTCACTACGCTAGCCTATTATATTATGGTTTTCTTTGGAGGACGGGATTGA